CTGTTACCTTTTTTTGTTCTTACAGAATCAAAAGGCTATGATGGAGCAGAATGAAGCCAACATGGAAGCCATGAAGCTTGCAGAGAAGCACCAGGCAAGTAGTTCTTTAGTTTGACTGTATATTCATGAACATACCTTTGAGTGTCTCAAAACATGAAAACTTTTTGcagaaagagaaggagaagctTCACGAGAAGATAATGGAAATGGAAGCGAAACTAAACGAAACACAAGAGCTGGAGCTGGAGATAGAGAAGCTGAAAGGCAGCACCAATGTGATGAAGCATATGGCCGGGAGTGATGGAGATGGGGAGTTGATGGAGAAGATGGTCAAGACTCAGATGGAGCTAGAGGCTAGAGAAACAGCTCTGCATGATAAGATAATGGCTGTGACACAAAAAGAACGTATGGCCAACGACGAGTATCAAGAGGCTAGAAAAGAGATGATTCAggtacaaaacaaaaacaatataaaatccATTTGTGTGTCCTTTTAGCTGATCATATTACTTTGATGAGCAGTTCTGGAAGGAGAATGAGGATTTGGTGAGTGGGGAGGAGATAAGAGTGAAGACGATGGGGCACTTAGACACGAAGCCGTTTCTGCTAGCAGTGAAGAAGAAACTTAGATGTTCAGAAGCAAGAGCAGGGCTAAAAGCTATGGAGTTGTGTTCATTTTGGGAAGGACAAGTCGGAAATGTGCATTGGCATCCGTTTAAAGTGGATGAATCTGATGGAATCGCAAAGGTATGGATGGACTTAAAACATATTAGATTATTGAACATTTAAAAAGTATTATATCTCAAGATGTCTTACGTGTGATATTGCAGCTAGTGGTTGATAAAAACGATTTGAAGCTAGTTAAGCTGAAGAGTGACTACGGTGAGGAGCTTTACAATGAGGTGGTGAGAGCGAAAGTGGAGATAGTGGAATACAACCCGAGTGGTGGATATGTGGTTTCGGAGATGTGGAACCTTGAGAAGAACCGAAAGGCCACGATGGAGGAAGGAACGGATGTGATGCTGAAGATGAGGAAGAAGCTCGTGGCTATGAAGAACAAGCGAAAGAGGCGTTGAGATTGATGCGCAAGATCTATCTACTTAAGCAAAATAAGACTGAGCTTAAGGAATAGCGTGAAGTGGTTTTTGGATATTGCTATGCTCCTTTTCTAAGAGACAAGTTTAAATTAATATGCTAGTAGTGTGATTTGATTTTGCCAGTTTCTTCGATGGTTTATCTCCTAATTATTTAGCGTTGTTCTCTCTGTTTATAACTTGAAGCACAAGAAATGTTTAGTAACTGTGTGGTCGTTCTTCCGACTCTTTTTGTTAGTTAAGATATCCATAAAGACGCAAAGGTAGACCAAAAGCGTCTGTAGTCCAACGGTTAGGATAATTGCCTTCCAAGCAAtagacccgggttcgactc
Above is a window of Brassica napus cultivar Da-Ae chromosome A10, Da-Ae, whole genome shotgun sequence DNA encoding:
- the LOC106420306 gene encoding protein INVOLVED IN DE NOVO 2-like, whose amino-acid sequence is MEKQQFSVGDSSGETKKSECTEEKFVWPWVGLVANIQTEVDKTGRRVGRSGSTFRDELIEKGFDPTRVQPIWNFKGHSGFALVEFTRDIKGFENAMNFERSYKSDGHGKKDWEKGVHLRDDKPYGWVAREEDYNRGGIVGKNVKKKRDLKTLSQLQEEEERKMVQLVESMSQSIEMKIISKQELEHKVDETSRVLESVELHNYQLNETYKQEVEKMHTNLQGLYQQILAGHDKSMSDLETEREKLENRARQIYINEAEMEKSRLEIEMNQKAMMEQNEANMEAMKLAEKHQKEKEKLHEKIMEMEAKLNETQELELEIEKLKGSTNVMKHMAGSDGDGELMEKMVKTQMELEARETALHDKIMAVTQKERMANDEYQEARKEMIQFWKENEDLVSGEEIRVKTMGHLDTKPFLLAVKKKLRCSEARAGLKAMELCSFWEGQVGNVHWHPFKVDESDGIAKLVVDKNDLKLVKLKSDYGEELYNEVVRAKVEIVEYNPSGGYVVSEMWNLEKNRKATMEEGTDVMLKMRKKLVAMKNKRKRR